Part of the Vigna radiata var. radiata cultivar VC1973A chromosome 11, Vradiata_ver6, whole genome shotgun sequence genome is shown below.
ACAAGGCAAATAATCCCACTAATTCCATTTTAGTTAAGTTCAAGCTTTGTAATGATTATAACAGATGAAACGGTATTTGAtagaagaataataaataataatgtttacCACTTTCTTTTACGAAGATACCACTAGGATTTTTCTATCTGTCAAGTCTTGAGTATACGAACAATTAAAGTTTatctaatgataaaattaaaaaaaaatcctggAATTTTCATTAGATGTGTTGTTTACAATTCCTGATACTTCTTCTAAAAGGGCATAAAAAATCTGTAATTGAACACTGGTGCAGGAAACAGTATATTGCTTCACAGAGGAAAAAGGCCTTCATCGTTTCATGGGTTCttaaatacttatattttttccattatAACAAAACCAATGCAAAAAATTTGAGCAGTAAGTTGAGTGCAAGGTCTTCTAGAGTTCTTCCCTCCCAGGACACAAACAGCTAGAGCCAGTTGTCATGTGAAATCATTAGCAAAAGAACAATAAGCTGAAAATCAGTTTGCATTTGCCAAACACTctatttaaaccttttttgtCGTCATAATAGATTAAATAACATGCTGCGGAAGAAACGAAGATAAATGCAATTGTAAACAGTTTAGTACTAGAAAAGGCATGACATagtgaatgaaaaagaagagattgcACGAGTACAGATACGATAAAGATAATAAAGAGCTTACCAGACGAGGGGGTTCAGAGTATTCATAATTTAAACATGCAGCAGCTACCGCATCTAAACTGTGTGTTGCCCATGGGACTTTGAgtgagaaataaaaacaaacacttGGGTGGCATTGCATGGAAACATCAACTGCAGCATAACCCTTTCAGCTTATCCGCAACAGATTTATCAATGAAATACTGCCATGGAAATGAGTAGAGAAAATTAGATGCGGAATCAATGAAAACAGTATATATATTGCAGGAAAAGGGAATAAAGGAACCTTGTGAAGAACCCAGAGAGAGTGATCGTAGGTGCGTTGACAGAGGTGAGAGACTTCAGAAGGATCGATTCACGGTAATTGACAAAGTTCTCGCGGGCATACTTGGCGTTCTACTTTGCTTACTTTATCGGTGACTCTGGGTGGGAGTAACGGTTGAAGGGTGGCTGCGATGGAAGCGGAAGCGCGTAGAAGTTCGGACTTGAAGATTAGGTTCGGAGAAGAAGGTGGGAAGCACTGGACTGATGCGCTTCCCATTGGCAATGGACGCCTCGGAGCCATGATCTGCGGCCGCCTCCATTCCGAAACCATCCACCTCAACGGtagtcttcatcttcatcctcatctTCACCGATTGCCATTCAGACTGCACAATCAATGCATGTTTGTATGCTTTATTGTTTTGCTTCAGAGGACACGCTCTGGACCGGAACACCCGCGGACTACACTAATTCTAAAGCTCCACAAGCCCTTTCTCTGGTTAGAAACCTCGTTAACCGTCAACAATATCCACAAGCCACTGCTGCTGCTTCTGCCTTAACAGGATCAAATCCATCCGAGGTATGTAACACCCTTTTCTTTCCCATTTCCCTTTCAGATTTGCCCCTCATTCTCGTGTGAATTATGATGCCCAGGCCTACCAACTTCTCGCCGATATCAAATTGGACTTCGATTATTCACATCTCACCGGCGCTCAACAAACTTACCAGAGGGAGCTGGACTTGGATACTGCTACTGTCAAGGTCAGCTATTCCGTTGGAGATGTTCAGTTCAAAAGGGAGCATTTTGCCTCCTATCCAGATCAAGTCATTTTGTTTCCTCCTCTCCTTCAGTGGCCCATTCACATCACCTTCAGATTCTAAAAGGGATCCTACTTCTGAGTGTTTCAGTGTATTGAGCTCAATAAGCAATGTATCATTTTCTGACCTCTatcttgtaaaatattattattttattgcaataGAAAGTTCTCCAAcgtctataaaatttaaacttttgcaACGTTCATTCCAACGGTCATAATGCAACGTTCATTCCAACGGTATTGAAATTTTGCAACggtcctttttttttatgtctatAAATATAACATCCATTTCATTCATTCCAAGTGCAGCACAAAAAACTCATTTTCAATCTCTATTTTCTCTCTTGATATCCTACCTTCTATCTTATTCTCTAAATCTGATATCCCCTCGTATAGAGTTTCCTCCGTTCTCCTCTCCTCACATCTCATccctctttcttccttcttcggGATTCAGCTGGCACAAGGTTCTCTCTCAAGGCTTCGACGACTCTGCTTGGCCACTTTAGACCAAATCTGGCAGCGCACCTCATTCCACGCGTCCTCTCTTTTCCCAACTTTGATTGACATTTCCTTGCGCAGATACTCTGGCAAAGTCAAAGTCATTCCGCATTATGAAATTGCAAATCAAAAGGTATGTCACTACCTTTTCATTAGTTTTTCAGAATTAGGTCATTAGTGTGTGTGGACTCTAGTGTTTATATGAGGTTATTATTATTGCAGCATAAATCAGGCTCCGGCCACGCTCCATCTGCACCTCCCTATATGTCAAAATCAACTCCTCCATTCCCTTCTTATCCTAATCCTTCTCTAGCATCCTCCTACCCACCACCTCCTCATTCTACTTCCTCCTATCCACCACATCCCTCTGCAACTCCTTACCACCATACAACTGGATCACACCCACCGGTGGCATCCACAGCCTCATACCCACCGGTAGCATCCACAGCCTCATACCCACCNCCTCCCACAGCTTACCCACCCCATCCCTCACATTCATCTCCCTATCCACAACACTCCTACCCTGCATCATCTCCCTATCCACCCTCCTCGTATCCTCCTCCACATTCCTATCCGCCTGCTTCAACTTATCCACCGCCTACAGGTTACACTCCTGGTAACTATTTCTCTTCTCCTAATTCATGTCCACTGCTTACTCACTGCTACTCTGCTCTGCTCTTTCTACCACcatattttcttcttgtcatgTTTTTCTCCCTCATAACCACAAACTCTATCTTTATTCAGGAATATACCCTCCACCGCCATACTGGCTTGTACATCACTTTATAACCCTATCCCAGCTTTACTTGTTATCAGAAAccctgtttttgttttgtttcttatatttttgCTTTAAGTAGTCTTTATTCCATACATTTATTTAGTCACGGGTTTATTTAGCAAAGGTTTGTCAATTGTGAGGCTCCATATCCAACGCTGTTGCATATAAGTTTCTCTTCAATTGCTACCGATAAAAGGGATCATGCCAAAAAGTAAGGGCTACAATATCCCAATCCCCAATTCTCTCAAACCTCATTGGCTCTCCGCGAATAACCACCTTCCATCTCTTCAAAGGGTTTAGACCGTCAGCAACGTCGAAAAACAACACACGCACTCCGTGTTATCCTCAAGTAGTCGTTTTCAGAATTTCCAAATATCCCGAAGCCAAGCCACGGGAGGTTCACGGAGGTTCATGCCCCTGTCTAGATCCACACACTCACTTCTCGGAGTGGAAAGCTGTTTTGCATCGTCCATGGCGTAGAGAAGGATCCCTTTAATGGAATGTAGATAAATCTCACATTAAGATCCATGGcgtatatttttataaactataatgaTTACGggtgaaaatatttaaattcacatTTATATAGAAGTATATACAgtgattaaaaaaagttgtcaattgttaaaatgtcattattttttttttaaacttaaactgTAATAGATAACTTGCACTCAacatcttctctttttttctataaaGTAAATCGTAACACTCTGTGTACATGAGAAAGAAACATATACGACGACGCCTATTTTCCCCTCTTTTCTCATGACACTTCTACCACGTATGGTTGTCATTCTAAACTACTATGATCCAATCAATTACGTTAGAGAAATTTTGACCTCTCAAACCTGAACCTCATGGTATTCATCGTCAAAACTGGTATATCTCAAACAGCATAACACACAATTTCATTACTAACATTTGAATAATATTCATTATAGTTGAGATAGTCCCAAAAACGAGAAAGCCCAAAATTCCCATGTTTAGGTCCCTTAATATAGCATATGTGTAGTTCTTTTAGACTTCTATCAAACTTCTGCTTTATAGAAAGCACCtgcaaataaattcaaaataaacatgaataaaCATTGAGAGATAAAGGAAGATGCAACTTAATCCAATGGCAAGGTGGGGAATTTTGAAGAAATGAATGTGAATGAGAAATACACAAGTATAAGGTGGGAACAAATACAATCAAAGGAAAAGGCTACAACATATGACCCTTAACCCTTAACTATTTTCGTTCAATATTGTTTTCCAAAGCATAAATGTACCAGATAAATGATGCAGAGATTCTAGAAAACAGCCTGGTTTACCTGGGATATATTGATTTTGGAAAGTTTGCCCGACAAATCTTCTGAATCCCAAGCTCCAAAAGTAATACAAGACCGGAAATCCAGTGCACATTGCAGAATGCTCTCAATAATGCTGCCAACTCCCTTTGTTTCGTCAGAGAGGAAACATCTGCaacatacataaaataaaacaccaGCTGTCAGAATCAGATATGTTTTGCTGTCTAAACTTAAGGGTTGTAAGTATCAgcaatttaataaaagtttgaAACTTAAAACACTATCAGTTGTGCTAGTAGTTAGTGTGCATCTAAATAATCAGCCTGCATTAAGTGGTGATGAAGTTTACATCAAACCATAAATATACCCAAACATCACATAATGCATGCTGATCTCCAACATTGAGCAAATTTCTGGACATATATCATTCTTCTTAGACTAAATCCAACACAAGCATCTAACATACGCCCATCTTTTCCCCCTAATCTTCTGGCCTTAAAAAGAATGGCAAGACACACCACTTCCTTAAAGCAGTCACCAAGGTGCCCAGTGCCAATAATATATCACTGTGATAAATTGTTTCCTGTTGTTCTTTTAGCAGGATTgctggaaaagaaaaaaaaaaaaaaaaaaaaactccattgCAAGAGGCAACACGCTTGAATTGTCAATATCTTAGAAAGCCTTGGATTGGAAGATaggtgaagagaaatggatTAGTTATTGAAGATGGGGCATTCTTTCCAATCTCTATTACTGAATGAATttcatgaacaaaaaaaaaacatttttggtGAAATCTGCATGAAGCTCACCAAATGGTAGAGAATGGCATTAAACGATAAAGAATATATTGCTAATATTTTTTGCTTTCAATGAGAATAGACACCTTCTTCCTATGATTTACGAATTCATCAAGAATTTGATCACTCCGCAAATATTAAAGCCATGATGAAAGTTGGCTTGAGCCTCAAGATGCTATAATTAAATGACACCTAATGATATTAGAGAGCAATTCATCGCAGTTGGAATATTTTCAAGAAATGAGAAAGGACCCCTGTTCAAGTTATTCCACTGATgcacatattttatataaatttgagaCTGAAAAAGCCTAGACCTGtaga
Proteins encoded:
- the LOC106777523 gene encoding alpha-L-fucosidase 2-like, yielding MEAEARRSSDLKIRFGEEGGKHWTDALPIGNGRLGAMICGRLHSETIHLNEDTLWTGTPADYTNSKAPQALSLVRNLVNRQQYPQATAAASALTGSNPSEAYQLLADIKLDFDYSHLTGAQQTYQRELDLDTATVKVSYSVGDVQFKREHFASYPDQVILFPPLLQWPIHITFRF